In one Verrucomicrobiota bacterium JB022 genomic region, the following are encoded:
- the lpdA gene encoding dihydrolipoyl dehydrogenase → MANDTYDLVVIGGGPAGYAAAIRAGQLGKKVACIEIERAGGTCLNWGCIPSKALLKAAETFESIHGAEEFGVTVGDVKVDFAKVMQRSRGVSDRMARGIEFLFKKNKVDYFLGRGHVPTPGIVQITEGPDEGKSFQTKNTLIATGCRSRRLPGLEVDGERVMTSREALVMKKQPKSIAILGAGAIGVEFAYFLNTLGTEVHLVEMMDRIVPVEDEEISQALARSFKKQGIKVYTGTKVENPEVTENGAKMQLVKGDKTETLEVDTLLLSIGVVPLLEGALGDRVKLDLDQRGYIKVNDRYETNVKGIYAAGDIIGPPWLAHVATYEAVQAVNGMFKHSEPKRVTTYPGCTYCHPQIASVGLTEQKAKELKLDYKVGKFPFTALGKAVAVNMPDGFVKLITDAKYGEILGAHIIGNDATELITEYVLAMKSEITVDEIHATIHAHPTMSEALGEAAAATHNEAIHI, encoded by the coding sequence ATGGCTAACGATACTTACGATTTGGTGGTGATTGGCGGCGGCCCCGCCGGTTACGCAGCAGCAATCCGCGCCGGTCAGCTGGGCAAGAAAGTCGCCTGCATCGAGATCGAGCGCGCGGGCGGCACGTGCCTCAACTGGGGCTGTATCCCCTCCAAAGCCCTGCTCAAGGCGGCCGAGACCTTCGAGAGCATCCACGGTGCGGAAGAATTTGGCGTGACGGTGGGCGACGTGAAGGTCGATTTCGCCAAGGTCATGCAACGCTCCCGCGGCGTGTCCGACCGGATGGCGCGCGGCATCGAGTTCCTCTTCAAGAAGAACAAGGTCGACTACTTCCTCGGTCGCGGCCACGTGCCCACCCCCGGCATCGTTCAGATCACCGAAGGCCCCGATGAGGGGAAATCCTTCCAGACGAAGAACACCCTCATCGCCACCGGCTGCCGCTCCCGCCGTCTGCCGGGCCTCGAGGTCGACGGCGAGCGCGTGATGACCTCCCGCGAAGCCCTCGTGATGAAGAAGCAGCCCAAGAGCATCGCCATTCTCGGTGCGGGCGCCATCGGGGTGGAGTTTGCCTACTTCCTCAATACCCTCGGCACCGAAGTGCACCTCGTCGAGATGATGGACCGCATCGTGCCGGTCGAAGACGAAGAAATTTCCCAGGCCCTCGCCCGCTCCTTCAAAAAGCAGGGCATCAAGGTTTACACCGGCACCAAGGTCGAAAACCCGGAAGTGACGGAAAACGGTGCCAAGATGCAGCTCGTGAAGGGGGACAAGACGGAGACCCTCGAAGTCGACACCCTCCTGCTCTCCATCGGCGTCGTGCCCCTGCTCGAAGGTGCCCTCGGCGACCGCGTGAAGCTCGACCTCGACCAGCGCGGCTACATCAAGGTCAACGACCGCTACGAGACCAACGTGAAAGGCATCTACGCCGCCGGCGACATCATTGGGCCGCCCTGGCTGGCCCACGTGGCCACCTACGAGGCCGTGCAAGCCGTCAACGGCATGTTCAAGCACAGCGAGCCCAAGCGCGTGACGACCTACCCCGGCTGCACCTACTGCCACCCGCAGATCGCCAGCGTGGGCCTCACCGAGCAAAAGGCCAAGGAGCTGAAGCTGGACTACAAGGTCGGCAAGTTCCCCTTCACCGCGCTCGGCAAGGCCGTCGCCGTCAACATGCCCGACGGCTTTGTGAAGCTGATCACCGACGCCAAATACGGCGAGATCCTCGGCGCCCACATCATCGGCAACGACGCGACGGAGCTGATCACCGAATACGTGCTCGCGATGAAGAGTGAGATCACGGTCGACGAGATCCACGCCACGATCCACGCCCACCCCACGATGTCCGAAGCCCTCGGCGAAGCCGCTGCGGCCACCCACAACGAGGCCATCCACATCTAA
- a CDS encoding alpha-E domain-containing protein, with product MLSRVADCLYWIGRYIERVENTARLLEVNLQLMLDFDSNDEGAETNWQAVLQTTLCVKSFYEEHQTANNQTVTDFLTFNRQNHTSIISSIHAARENARMIRDQITEEMWEAINELYHFVRESNAEAVWHDDVYTFFRRIKGYVYRMQGLTHSTYVRKEGYKFMQIGQFLERADQTTRILDLKTYLPLPETQSVGGVADGAGWVAVLKSSSALDAYLHVYPADVQGSQVAEFLILSPDFPRSLRFCLRQIDQHLRALSGTGEGFFSNPVEKAVGRLRAEVAYTTREEIDEEGLHHFVDRVQRTLNEINNEIFETYFALPAFDLEKEIARFLPETRPMQSQSQTQGTQSQKQG from the coding sequence ATGCTTTCCCGAGTCGCCGACTGCCTTTACTGGATCGGACGCTACATCGAACGCGTCGAAAACACTGCCCGCCTGCTCGAAGTGAATCTCCAGCTGATGCTGGACTTCGATTCCAACGACGAGGGCGCCGAAACCAACTGGCAAGCCGTCCTGCAGACGACCCTCTGCGTGAAGTCGTTTTACGAGGAACACCAGACGGCCAACAACCAGACGGTGACGGACTTCCTCACCTTCAACCGGCAAAACCATACCTCCATCATCAGCAGCATCCATGCGGCCCGCGAAAACGCCCGCATGATCCGCGACCAGATCACGGAGGAGATGTGGGAGGCCATCAACGAGCTTTACCACTTCGTGCGCGAGTCCAACGCGGAAGCCGTGTGGCATGACGACGTGTATACGTTCTTCCGCCGCATCAAGGGCTACGTCTACCGCATGCAAGGGCTCACCCACAGCACCTATGTGCGCAAGGAGGGCTACAAGTTCATGCAAATCGGCCAGTTCCTGGAGCGCGCCGACCAGACGACCCGCATCCTCGACCTCAAGACCTACCTCCCGCTGCCCGAGACGCAAAGCGTGGGCGGGGTGGCCGACGGGGCGGGCTGGGTCGCCGTGCTGAAGTCCAGCAGCGCCCTCGATGCCTACCTGCACGTCTACCCGGCCGACGTCCAGGGCAGCCAGGTGGCCGAATTTCTCATTCTCTCACCCGACTTCCCGCGTAGCCTGCGCTTCTGCCTGCGCCAGATCGACCAGCACCTGCGCGCGCTCAGCGGCACGGGCGAAGGCTTCTTCTCCAACCCGGTGGAAAAGGCAGTGGGCCGCCTGCGGGCCGAAGTCGCCTACACCACCCGCGAAGAAATCGACGAGGAGGGCCTGCACCACTTCGTCGACCGCGTCCAGCGCACGCTCAACGAGATCAACAACGAGATCTTCGAGACTTACTTCGCTCTCCCGGCCTTCGATCTGGAGAAAGAAATCGCGCGCTTCCTGCCCGAGACCCGCCCGATGCAAAGCCAGTCCCAAACGCAAGGCACCCAGTCCCAAAAGCAGGGGTAG
- a CDS encoding PQQ-dependent sugar dehydrogenase — MMIRLLALSASLLTTLSAQRIDALYQQYCASCHGDDLQGGSGSSLVDGIWNHGGTDADHARIIREGLPQMGMPGFGDGLSEEQIRGMVIYMREMEHRAKLEGIRERARPTDGVVTSEAHKFRLERVVEASDKTFWSIDFLPDGTPLLTAQQGQLYRVEKGGKLREITGIPAVRYGGQGGLMEVAAHPDYAENGWIYLSYSDARFDDVSFTAVVRGRIKGDKWVDQETIFEVPEKFMHRTRHHYGSRFVFKDGYVFFGIGERGQDALAQDLSRPNGKIYRLHDDGRVPEDNPFADDPDAFPGIWAYGVRNPQGLDLHPETGELWETEHGPRGGDEVNLIEPGNNYGWPTVTYGMNYNGTPITDQTTAPGITDPILHWTPSIAVCGIDFYEGDKFPQWRHNLFVGGLVTEELHRLVIDGHRVVKDEVILKDQGRVRDVANGPDGYLYVLLNTRSPSRGSVYRLVPAE, encoded by the coding sequence ATGATGATTCGCCTCCTTGCCCTCTCTGCCAGCCTGCTCACCACCCTTTCCGCCCAGCGGATCGACGCGCTCTACCAGCAATACTGCGCCAGTTGCCACGGCGATGACCTGCAGGGCGGCTCCGGCAGCTCGCTTGTCGACGGCATCTGGAATCACGGCGGCACCGACGCCGACCACGCCCGCATTATTCGCGAAGGCCTGCCTCAGATGGGCATGCCCGGCTTTGGCGACGGCCTGAGCGAAGAGCAAATCCGCGGCATGGTCATTTACATGCGCGAGATGGAGCACCGAGCAAAGCTGGAGGGTATCCGCGAACGGGCCCGCCCCACCGACGGCGTCGTCACGAGCGAAGCACACAAGTTCCGGCTGGAGCGCGTAGTGGAGGCCAGCGACAAGACGTTCTGGTCGATCGACTTCCTCCCCGACGGCACTCCGCTCCTCACCGCCCAGCAAGGGCAACTCTACCGGGTGGAAAAGGGCGGCAAGCTGCGCGAGATCACGGGCATCCCGGCGGTGCGCTACGGCGGCCAGGGCGGCCTGATGGAAGTGGCAGCCCACCCCGATTACGCCGAGAACGGCTGGATCTACCTCTCTTACAGCGATGCGCGCTTCGACGACGTTTCCTTCACTGCCGTGGTGCGCGGCCGGATCAAAGGCGACAAATGGGTCGACCAGGAGACGATTTTCGAGGTGCCGGAGAAGTTCATGCACCGCACCCGCCACCACTACGGCAGCCGCTTCGTGTTCAAGGACGGCTACGTGTTCTTCGGCATCGGCGAACGCGGGCAGGATGCGCTGGCGCAGGACCTCAGCCGCCCCAACGGCAAGATCTACCGCTTGCACGACGATGGCCGCGTGCCCGAAGACAACCCCTTTGCCGACGACCCCGACGCCTTCCCCGGCATCTGGGCCTATGGCGTGCGCAACCCCCAAGGCCTCGACCTGCACCCCGAGACGGGCGAACTGTGGGAGACCGAGCACGGCCCGCGTGGCGGCGACGAGGTCAACCTCATCGAGCCCGGCAACAACTACGGCTGGCCCACCGTCACCTACGGCATGAATTACAACGGCACGCCGATTACCGACCAGACGACCGCACCTGGCATCACCGACCCCATCCTGCACTGGACGCCCTCCATCGCCGTCTGCGGCATCGACTTTTACGAGGGCGACAAGTTCCCACAGTGGCGCCACAACCTCTTTGTCGGCGGCCTCGTGACCGAAGAGCTGCACCGCCTCGTGATCGACGGCCACCGCGTCGTCAAAGACGAAGTGATCCTCAAGGACCAAGGCCGCGTCCGCGACGTCGCCAACGGCCCCGACGGCTACCTCTACGTGCTCCTCAACACCCGCTCCCCCAGCCGCGGCAGCGTCTACCGGCTGGTTCCGGCGGAGTAG
- the tnpA gene encoding IS200/IS605 family transposase, whose translation MRSTYHSLYYHLVFSTKYRRPSIRPEWRARLHEYLGGTAKGLGEAPLGVGGTEDHVHLLLGLRTTSAPARFVQELKKASTRWMQEKHDPTFAWQQGYAIFSVSVTHLSAVQTYISDQEAHHREVGFEEEFQKLLLKHGLEYEPPYPERGDSLAS comes from the coding sequence ATGAGATCCACCTACCACAGCCTGTATTACCATCTCGTGTTTAGTACCAAATACCGTCGCCCCAGTATTCGACCGGAATGGCGTGCACGGCTTCATGAATATTTGGGTGGCACCGCCAAAGGTTTGGGTGAAGCCCCACTTGGTGTTGGCGGCACCGAAGACCATGTGCACCTGTTGTTGGGCCTGCGGACGACTTCAGCTCCGGCCCGCTTTGTGCAAGAGTTGAAGAAGGCGTCGACGCGCTGGATGCAGGAAAAGCATGATCCTACCTTTGCCTGGCAGCAGGGCTACGCGATTTTCTCGGTCAGTGTGACACATTTATCGGCTGTGCAGACCTATATTTCCGATCAAGAGGCGCACCACCGTGAGGTGGGGTTCGAGGAGGAGTTTCAAAAATTGCTTCTGAAGCATGGTCTGGAGTATGAGCCGCCTTATCCAGAACGAGGCGACAGTCTGGCATCCTGA
- a CDS encoding transglutaminase family protein — protein sequence MWFEVTHRTTYRYSTPAFESVAELRMAPQSNPHQTVEDFSLQVEPSAPVRHYFDYFGNRVDYFSLPFRHPELQIVARTQLSTLPPPELGVVQEVTVDEARQIQRSQWTEFFPYLQRSAFVPTALVAEFGVPNFFAPGRPLSEAAWEACEWVFESLSYVPGSTVISTPLREVFEKRMGVCQDYAHLLLAICRYHRIPCRYVSGFIEAFDPSIAGDEPWRGAVATHAWIEVALPGGIWWGLDPTNRQVVGERHVITAVGRDYADVSPMRGTFNGAPHHQLFVDVEVKREPTTV from the coding sequence ATGTGGTTTGAAGTCACCCACCGCACCACCTACCGCTACTCGACTCCCGCCTTTGAGTCGGTGGCAGAGCTGCGCATGGCCCCGCAGAGCAACCCGCACCAGACGGTCGAAGACTTCAGCCTGCAGGTGGAGCCCTCTGCCCCCGTGCGCCATTACTTCGACTACTTCGGCAACCGGGTCGACTACTTTTCGCTGCCCTTTCGCCATCCGGAGCTGCAGATCGTCGCCCGCACGCAGCTCAGCACCCTGCCGCCGCCTGAGCTAGGGGTGGTGCAAGAGGTCACGGTCGACGAGGCCCGCCAGATCCAGCGCAGCCAGTGGACGGAGTTCTTCCCGTATCTGCAGCGCAGCGCCTTCGTGCCCACCGCTCTGGTGGCCGAGTTTGGGGTGCCCAACTTTTTCGCGCCCGGTCGCCCGTTGTCGGAGGCGGCCTGGGAAGCCTGCGAATGGGTCTTCGAGAGCCTCTCTTACGTGCCCGGCAGCACTGTCATCAGCACGCCTCTGCGCGAGGTGTTCGAGAAGCGTATGGGCGTTTGTCAGGACTACGCGCACTTGCTGCTCGCCATCTGCCGCTACCACCGCATCCCCTGCCGTTACGTCAGCGGTTTCATCGAAGCGTTCGACCCTTCCATTGCAGGCGACGAGCCTTGGCGCGGGGCCGTGGCAACGCACGCTTGGATCGAAGTGGCGCTGCCCGGGGGCATCTGGTGGGGCCTCGACCCGACCAACCGTCAAGTCGTGGGCGAGCGCCACGTAATCACGGCGGTGGGCCGCGACTACGCCGACGTCTCCCCCATGCGCGGCACCTTCAACGGCGCCCCGCACCACCAGTTGTTCGTGGACGTCGAAGTCAAGCGCGAGCCGACGACGGTGTAA
- a CDS encoding circularly permuted type 2 ATP-grasp protein yields the protein MRQSTVETLIKGVFTQVIDAQTNPNLLPWSACGEVAAAPGLYRPLLAGLEQFTPRTLRMRQTELDAATSELEAYAALHLDEGESVPALHGRLDLMPRLIGRAEWERLERGIVQRLQAFRLFTQDLLGPQRFLQDRVLSVDAIWSDPAFRVEWLGLPLPHNGPLTLSAIDLLPTGNGNWAVCDHWFSRPIGLGAILQHRRLLTQAVPELFDTVRVASVQPFADLLSETLAGLAEATPGREAGVILLGEGNHPVMQYEDSFLARHLGLPLVQPGDLLVRDGEVFWRTVQGLKPVQVIWRRLQSGSIDPVALGTDVAAGRGVAGLLHAVRQGSVQIVNAPGAGSSESRALLRYASRLVRYYLQEDPLLETVESFNLSDPDQALQVLDDPDAWLIQPLHDRVRPLEWPEGGPHSEEVRQWIAEMGRSLVAQRRPQMPSLPCFDGRDWNARHLALRVFALWTPNGPQLLPGGLSWEPDGYKNPGRPVVKDTWVEAPPEGLFPWRDEGIDVSTPIFNALGSRPAEAMYWIGRYLERSENTARMVRTLYEIPVGERGLTANKAESPELLRLIARLVSLPADLDQEVLLSNLLIDLQSPPSVSSCLLAAQGSARGIRERLSPEFWRALTAQVAMLDRFQDRKRLTPKVAGDICSSVVAGISRVFGTARRTLVHDVSWHFFSFGALLERTITNSLLLETILLPWLDGSRADQSHDRSELVVLLRLTSSLDAYHRENRVRALPRRVSRLLWQSEVLPHAVAYGLREMFTDLEAIQRTSLHAPVLSESLRSLQAEVAALEWGRGAGQGVEEVPVPPETLQRLLGLRPQIEALHQQLEDRYFSHQAPMAAYHPRYVV from the coding sequence TTGCGCCAATCTACCGTTGAGACGTTAATCAAGGGCGTTTTTACCCAGGTGATCGACGCGCAAACCAACCCAAACCTCCTGCCTTGGTCGGCGTGCGGCGAAGTGGCCGCCGCGCCGGGGCTGTATCGCCCGTTGCTGGCGGGCCTGGAGCAGTTTACGCCCCGCACACTGCGTATGCGGCAGACGGAGCTGGACGCCGCCACGTCGGAGCTGGAGGCCTACGCCGCGCTCCACCTCGATGAGGGCGAATCGGTGCCCGCGCTGCATGGGCGGCTCGACTTGATGCCGCGCCTGATCGGCCGGGCCGAGTGGGAGCGGCTGGAGCGGGGCATCGTCCAGCGCCTGCAAGCTTTTCGCCTCTTCACGCAAGATTTGCTGGGGCCGCAGCGCTTCCTGCAGGACCGCGTGCTCTCGGTCGACGCAATCTGGAGCGACCCTGCCTTCCGCGTCGAATGGCTGGGCCTGCCGCTGCCGCACAACGGCCCGCTGACCCTTTCCGCCATCGACTTGCTGCCCACCGGCAACGGCAACTGGGCGGTGTGCGATCACTGGTTTTCGCGCCCCATCGGCCTCGGGGCGATCTTGCAACACCGGCGGCTGTTGACTCAGGCGGTGCCGGAGCTGTTCGATACGGTGCGGGTGGCTTCGGTCCAGCCATTTGCCGACCTCCTGAGCGAGACGCTGGCGGGGCTGGCGGAAGCCACTCCAGGGCGCGAGGCGGGCGTCATCCTGCTGGGCGAGGGCAATCACCCGGTGATGCAATACGAAGACAGCTTTCTGGCTCGCCACCTTGGCCTCCCGCTTGTCCAGCCGGGCGACCTGTTGGTGCGCGACGGCGAGGTGTTTTGGCGCACCGTGCAGGGCCTCAAGCCCGTGCAGGTGATCTGGCGGCGCCTGCAGAGCGGCTCGATCGACCCCGTCGCGCTCGGGACGGATGTGGCGGCGGGCCGGGGCGTCGCGGGCCTGCTCCATGCGGTGCGCCAAGGCTCGGTGCAGATTGTCAATGCGCCCGGCGCGGGGTCTTCGGAAAGCCGTGCCCTTTTGCGCTACGCCTCGCGGCTGGTGCGTTATTATCTGCAGGAAGACCCGCTGCTGGAGACGGTCGAGTCGTTCAACCTTTCCGACCCCGACCAGGCGCTGCAGGTGCTCGACGACCCGGACGCGTGGCTGATCCAGCCCTTGCATGATCGCGTGCGCCCATTGGAATGGCCCGAAGGCGGGCCGCACTCCGAGGAGGTGCGCCAGTGGATCGCCGAAATGGGGCGCTCGCTCGTGGCCCAACGCCGCCCGCAAATGCCCTCGCTGCCCTGCTTCGACGGGCGCGACTGGAACGCCCGCCACCTTGCGCTGCGCGTTTTTGCCCTTTGGACTCCCAACGGCCCGCAGCTCTTGCCCGGCGGCCTCTCGTGGGAACCTGATGGCTACAAGAACCCGGGCCGCCCCGTCGTGAAAGATACTTGGGTCGAAGCGCCGCCCGAAGGCCTCTTCCCGTGGCGCGACGAAGGGATCGACGTGAGCACGCCCATTTTCAACGCCCTGGGCAGCCGCCCGGCGGAGGCGATGTATTGGATCGGGCGTTACCTGGAGCGCTCGGAGAATACCGCCCGGATGGTGCGCACGCTTTACGAGATCCCGGTAGGGGAGCGCGGCCTTACCGCCAACAAGGCCGAATCGCCCGAGTTGTTGCGCCTCATCGCCCGCCTGGTCAGCCTCCCGGCCGACCTCGACCAGGAGGTGCTGCTCTCGAATCTGTTGATCGACCTGCAATCGCCGCCCTCGGTCAGTAGCTGCCTGCTGGCCGCCCAAGGCAGCGCGCGCGGCATCCGCGAGCGGCTCAGCCCGGAGTTCTGGCGCGCCCTCACGGCCCAAGTGGCCATGCTGGATCGCTTCCAGGACCGCAAGCGCCTCACGCCCAAGGTAGCGGGCGACATCTGCTCCAGCGTGGTGGCCGGCATCAGCCGCGTTTTCGGCACCGCCCGGCGCACGCTCGTCCACGATGTGTCGTGGCACTTCTTCAGTTTTGGCGCGCTGCTGGAGCGCACGATCACCAACTCCCTCCTACTGGAGACGATCCTGCTGCCTTGGCTCGACGGTTCGCGCGCCGACCAAAGCCACGATCGTTCGGAACTGGTGGTGCTGCTGCGCCTGACCAGCTCGCTCGACGCCTACCACCGCGAAAACCGGGTCCGCGCTTTACCCCGCCGCGTTTCCCGCCTGCTCTGGCAGAGCGAAGTGCTGCCCCACGCCGTCGCCTACGGCCTGCGCGAGATGTTTACGGACCTAGAGGCGATCCAGCGCACTTCGCTCCACGCCCCCGTGCTCTCGGAGAGCCTGCGCTCGCTGCAGGCGGAGGTGGCCGCGCTCGAATGGGGCCGCGGTGCCGGTCAGGGCGTCGAAGAAGTGCCCGTGCCCCCCGAGACGCTCCAGCGCCTGCTCGGCCTGCGTCCGCAGATCGAGGCCCTGCACCAGCAGTTGGAAGACCGCTACTTCAGTCACCAGGCCCCCATGGCCGCCTACCACCCCCGCTATGTGGTTTGA
- a CDS encoding circularly permuted type 2 ATP-grasp protein: protein MDFTRYSVDQFFDEMFAGGDEPRAHYRRLFEALKNLSEEEYQAKQKAVDHAFLRQGITFTVYHDQEGTERIFPFDLIPRIIPAREWAYLEEGLIQRVTALNLFLEDLYHDQKILKDGIIPRHVVDSAEHFRPEMKGVKVPQGIYVHICGSDLIRGADGGWYVLEDNARCPSGVSYMLENRQAIKRAFPRFFPRAGVAPVANYGDELLKVLRHIAPNNNPDPTVVILTPGPYNSAYFEHCFLARQMGIEIVEGRDLIVQDDRVYMRTTRGLQRVHVIYRRLNDDFLDPCVFRRDSMLGVPGIMRAYQAGNVALANAVGTGACDDKVMYYYVPRMIKYYLDQDPILPNVETYLAGEAKDRQYILDNLDKLVVKSANEAGGYGMLMGPKATKEEIEEFRLKIIDNPRNFVAQPMISLSRVPTWSKEHGVAGRHVDLRPFILYGDKPRIVPGGLTRVALRPGSMVVNSSQGGGSKDTWVLREDDAPAEEGSAAPSQSI from the coding sequence ATGGACTTTACGCGTTATTCGGTCGACCAATTTTTCGACGAGATGTTTGCAGGCGGCGACGAGCCGCGCGCTCACTACCGGCGCCTGTTCGAGGCGTTGAAGAACCTGAGCGAGGAGGAGTATCAGGCCAAGCAAAAGGCCGTGGATCACGCCTTTCTGCGGCAGGGCATCACCTTCACGGTGTATCATGACCAGGAGGGGACGGAGCGGATTTTCCCGTTCGACCTCATCCCCCGGATCATCCCGGCCCGGGAGTGGGCCTACCTCGAAGAAGGCCTCATTCAGCGGGTCACCGCCCTCAACCTCTTCCTCGAAGACCTTTACCACGATCAGAAGATCCTGAAGGATGGCATCATCCCGCGTCATGTGGTGGACAGTGCTGAGCATTTTCGACCAGAGATGAAGGGGGTGAAGGTGCCGCAGGGGATTTACGTCCACATTTGCGGCTCCGACCTCATCCGTGGGGCCGACGGCGGCTGGTATGTGCTCGAAGACAACGCGCGCTGCCCCTCGGGCGTCAGCTACATGCTCGAAAACCGTCAGGCGATCAAGCGTGCGTTCCCTCGCTTTTTCCCGCGCGCCGGCGTGGCCCCGGTCGCCAATTACGGTGACGAGCTGCTGAAGGTGCTGCGCCACATCGCGCCCAACAACAACCCAGACCCGACGGTCGTCATTCTCACGCCGGGGCCGTATAACAGCGCGTATTTCGAGCACTGCTTCCTGGCCCGCCAGATGGGCATCGAGATCGTCGAAGGGCGCGACCTTATCGTGCAGGACGACCGCGTATACATGCGCACCACCCGCGGCCTCCAGCGCGTGCACGTGATCTACCGCCGCCTCAACGACGACTTCCTCGACCCCTGCGTCTTCCGCCGCGACTCCATGCTGGGCGTGCCCGGCATCATGCGCGCCTACCAGGCCGGTAACGTCGCCCTCGCCAACGCCGTCGGCACCGGGGCCTGCGACGACAAGGTGATGTATTACTACGTCCCCCGGATGATCAAATATTACCTCGACCAGGATCCCATCCTCCCCAACGTCGAGACTTACCTCGCCGGGGAAGCCAAGGACCGCCAGTACATCCTCGACAACCTCGACAAGCTCGTGGTCAAGAGCGCCAACGAAGCGGGCGGCTACGGCATGTTGATGGGCCCCAAGGCCACGAAAGAAGAGATCGAGGAGTTTCGCCTCAAGATCATCGACAACCCCCGTAATTTCGTCGCTCAGCCCATGATTTCGCTCAGCCGCGTGCCCACGTGGTCGAAAGAGCACGGGGTGGCCGGTCGCCACGTCGACCTGCGCCCGTTCATCCTCTATGGCGACAAGCCTCGCATCGTGCCCGGTGGCCTCACCCGCGTCGCGCTGCGCCCCGGCAGCATGGTCGTCAACTCCTCGCAGGGTGGGGGCTCCAAAGACACCTGGGTGCTCCGTGAAGACGACGCCCCCGCCGAAGAAGGCTCCGCCGCCCCCAGCCAATCCATTTAA
- the eno gene encoding phosphopyruvate hydratase — MTTIVDINAREIIDSRGNPTVEVDVELESGVIGRAAVPSGASTGEHEALELRDGALKSKKAEGLDTDRYFGKGVLKAVSNVNTAIAEALLGMDALDQVAVDRAMLELDGTDNKKKLGANAILGVSLATAKAAAQALDMPLYRYIGGVNAKVLPVPMMNIMNGGAHSDAPIDIQEFMIMPVGAPSFTKALQMGAEVFHTLKKLLKAKGLSTAVGDEGGFAPNIESNYAALEVIAKAVGEAGYKLGQDIYIALDVASSEFFNKEKSKYVFSKSDKSERSSAEMVDFLADLCNKFPIISIEDGCAENDWDGWKMLTDKIGNKTQLVGDDLFVTNTSFLSKGIERGVANSILVKVNQIGSLTETLDAVEMAKEAKYTAVLSHRSGETEDTTIADIAVATNCGQIKTGSMSRSDRIAKYNQLLRIEEMLGKNAVYGGKLIAR; from the coding sequence ATGACCACGATTGTAGACATCAACGCCCGCGAAATCATCGACTCCCGCGGTAACCCGACCGTCGAAGTCGACGTTGAACTCGAGTCCGGCGTGATCGGCCGTGCCGCCGTGCCCTCCGGTGCCTCCACCGGCGAGCATGAAGCCCTCGAGCTGCGCGACGGCGCCCTGAAGAGCAAGAAGGCTGAAGGCCTCGACACCGACCGCTATTTCGGCAAGGGCGTGCTCAAGGCTGTGAGCAACGTCAACACCGCCATCGCCGAAGCCCTGCTGGGTATGGACGCCCTCGACCAGGTGGCCGTGGACCGCGCGATGCTCGAGCTGGACGGCACCGACAACAAGAAGAAGCTGGGCGCCAACGCCATCCTCGGCGTCTCCCTCGCCACCGCGAAGGCCGCTGCCCAAGCCCTCGACATGCCGCTCTACCGCTACATCGGCGGTGTGAACGCCAAGGTGCTGCCCGTGCCGATGATGAACATCATGAACGGTGGCGCGCACTCCGATGCCCCCATCGACATCCAGGAGTTCATGATCATGCCGGTCGGCGCTCCCAGCTTCACCAAGGCCCTGCAAATGGGCGCCGAAGTGTTCCACACCCTCAAGAAGCTGCTCAAGGCCAAGGGCCTCTCGACCGCCGTGGGTGACGAAGGTGGCTTTGCCCCCAACATCGAGAGCAACTACGCCGCCCTCGAGGTGATCGCCAAGGCAGTCGGCGAAGCCGGTTACAAGCTCGGCCAAGACATTTACATCGCCCTCGACGTCGCCTCCTCCGAGTTCTTCAACAAGGAAAAGAGCAAGTACGTCTTCAGCAAGAGCGACAAGTCCGAGCGCAGCAGCGCCGAGATGGTCGACTTCCTGGCCGACCTCTGCAACAAGTTCCCGATCATCTCGATCGAAGACGGTTGCGCCGAGAACGACTGGGACGGCTGGAAGATGCTGACCGACAAGATCGGCAACAAGACCCAGCTCGTGGGTGACGACTTGTTCGTGACCAACACCAGCTTCCTCTCCAAGGGCATCGAGCGCGGCGTCGCCAACTCCATCCTCGTGAAGGTGAACCAGATCGGCTCCCTCACCGAGACCCTCGACGCCGTCGAAATGGCCAAGGAAGCCAAGTACACCGCCGTGCTCTCGCACCGCTCCGGCGAAACCGAAGACACCACGATCGCCGACATCGCCGTCGCGACCAACTGCGGCCAGATCAAGACCGGCTCCATGAGCCGCTCCGACCGTATCGCGAAGTACAACCAGCTCCTCCGCATCGAGGAAATGCTCGGCAAGAACGCGGTCTACGGCGGCAAGCTCATCGCTCGCTAA